In Xyrauchen texanus isolate HMW12.3.18 chromosome 14, RBS_HiC_50CHRs, whole genome shotgun sequence, the following are encoded in one genomic region:
- the LOC127654715 gene encoding tubulin alpha-1A chain-like → MRECISVHVGQAGVQIGNACWELYCLEHGIQPDGQMPSDKTLGGGDDSFNTFFSETASGKHVPRAIFVDLEPTVIDEVRSGTYRQLFHPEQLITGKEDAANNYARGHYTIGKEIIDSVLDRIRKLTDQCTGLQGFLVFHSFGGGTGSGFTSLLMERLSVDYGKKSKLEFAIYPAPQVSTAVVEPYNSILTTHTTLEHSDCAFMVDNEAIYDICRKNLDIERPTYTNLNRLIGQIVSSITASLRFDGALNVDLTEFQTNLVPYPRIHFPLATYAPVISAEKAYHEQLSVADITNACFEPTNQLVKCDPRHGKYMACCLLYRGDVVPKDVNSAIAAIKTKRSIQFVDWCPTGFKVGINYQPPTVVPGGDLAKVQRAVCMLSNTTAIAEAWARLDHKFDLMYAKRAFVHWYVGEGMEEGEFSEAREDMAALEKDYEEVGTDSIGEEDEEDGVEF, encoded by the exons ATG CGTGAGTGCATTTCCGTCCATGTTGGTCAAGCTGGAGTGCAGATTGGTAATGCATGCTGGGAGCTTTACTGTCTGGAGCATGGTATCCAGCCAGATGGGCAGATGCCCAGTGATAAGACACTAGGAGGAGGAGATGATTCCTTCAACACTTTTTTCAGTGAGACAGCTTCAGGGAAACATGTTCCACGTGCCATCTTTGTAGATCTGGAACCCACTGTGATTG ATGAGGTACGGTCAGGCACCTACCGTCAGCTCTTTCACCCGGAACAGCTCATCACTGGAAAAGAGGATGCTGCCAACAATTATGCCAGAGGACACTATACCATTGGCAAGGAGATTATTGATTCAGTCCTCGATCGAATCCGTAAACTG ACTGATCAGTGCACTGGTCTCCAAGGTTTCCTGGTGTTCCACAGCTTTGGTGGAGGTACTGGCTCTGGCTTCACCTCCCTGCTGATGGAGCGTCTCTCTGTTGACTACGGCAAGAAGTCCAAGCTTGAGTTTGCCATCTATCCTGCTCCTCAAGTGTCCACCGCAGTTGTGGAGCCCTACAACTCCATCCTGACCACCCACACGACCCTGGAGCACTCTGATTGTGCCTTCATGGTGGACAATGAAGCCATCTATGACATCTGCCGTAAAAACCTGGACATCGAGCGTCCAACTTACACTAACCTCAACAGGCTCATTGGCCAGATTGTGTCCTCCATCACGGCCTCACTGAGATTTGATGGAGCTCTGAACGTGGATCTCACTGAATTCCAAACCAATTTGGTGCCCTACCCACGTATTCATTTCCCTCTGGCTACATATGCTCCAGTGATCTCTGCTGAAAAGGCTTACCATGAGCAGCTATCTGTGGCTGACATAACCAATGCCTGCTTTGAGCCTACTAATCAGTTGGTGAAGTGTGATCCTCGCCATGGTAAATACATGGCATGCTGTCTTCTGTATCGTGGAGATGTGGTGCCCAAAGATGTCAATTCTGCCATTGCTGCCATTAAGACCAAACGCTCCATCCAGTTTGTCGATTGGTGCCCCACTGGATTCAAAGTAGGCATCAACTACCAACCCCCAACTGTGGTTCCTGGTGGAGACCTGGCCAAAGTACAGAGGGCCGTGTGCATGCTGAGCAACACCACAGCCATTGCTGAGGCCTGGGCTCGTCTAGATCACAAGTTTGATCTGATGTACGCCAAGAGAGCTTTTGTGCACTGGTATGTGGGTGAGGGAATGGAGGAAGGAGAGTTCTCAGAGGCCAGAGAAGATATGGCTGCTCTGGAAAAGGATTATGAAGAAGTGGGCACTGACAGCATAGGAGAAGAGGATGAAGAGGATGGAGTggaattttaa
- the tuba8l3 gene encoding tubulin, alpha 8 like 3 — MRECISMHVGQAGAQMGNACWELYCLEHGIQPDGQMPSDKTIGGGDDSFNTFFSETGAGKHVPRAIFVDLEPTVIDEVRTGTYRQLFHPEQLITGKEDAANNYARGHYTIGKEIIDLVLDRTRKLADQCTGLQGFLIFHSFGGGTGSGFTSLLMERLSVDYGKKSKLEFAIYPAPQVSTAVVEPYNSILTTHTTLEHSDCAFMVDNEAIYDICRKNLDIERPTYTNLNRLIGQIVSSITASLRFDGALNVDLTEFQTNLVPYPRIHFPLATYAPVISAEKAYHEQLSVADITNACFEPSNQMVKCDPRHGKYMACCLLYRGDVVPKDVNSAIAAIKTKRSIQFVDWCPTGFKVGINYQPPTVVPGGDLAKVQRAVCMLSNTTAIAEAWARLDHKFDLMYAKRAFVHWYVGEGMEEGEFSEAREDMAALEKDYEEVGTDSIGEEDEEGEEY, encoded by the exons ATG CGTGAGTGTATCTCCATGCATGTTGGCCAAGCTGGGGCCCAAATGGGAAATGCATGCTGGGAGCTTTACTGTTTGGAGCATGGTATTCAGCCAGATGGGCAGATGCCTAGTGATAAGACAATAGGAGGAGGAGATGATTCCTTCAATACCTTCTTTAGTGAAACAGGAGCAGGAAAACATGTTCCACGTGCCATCTTTGTTGATTTGGAACCCACTGTGATTG ATGAGGTGCGCACAGGCACATATCGCCAACTGTTCCATCCTGAGCAACTAATTACTGGCAAGGAAGATGCTGCCAATAACTATGCCCGTGGCCATTACACCATTGGTAAAGAGATCATCGACCTAGTGTTGGACAGGACCCGCAAACTG GCTGATCAGTGCACTGGCCTTCAAGGATTCCTCATCTTCCACAGCTTTGGTGGAGGTACTGGCTCTGGCTTCACCTCCCTGCTGATGGAGCGTCTCTCTGTTGACTATGGCAAAAAGTCCAAGCTTGAGTTTGCCATCTATCCTGCTCCTCAAGTGTCCACTGCAGTCGTGGAGCCCTACAACTCCATCCTGACCACCCACACGACCCTGGAGCACTCTGATTGTGCCTTCATGGTGGACAATGAAGCCATCTATGACATCTGCCGTAAAAACCTGGACATTGAACGTCCAACTTACACTAACCTCAATAGGCTCATTGGCCAGATTGTGTCATCCATCACGGCCTCGCTGAGATTTGATGGAGCTCTGAACGTGGACCTCACTGAGTTCCAAACCAATTTGGTGCCCTACCCACGTATTCATTTCCCTCTGGCTACATATGCTCCAGTGATCTCTGCTGAAAAGGCTTACCATGAGCAGCTATCTGTGGCTGACATAACCAATGCCTGCTTTGAGCCTTCTAATCAGATGGTGAAGTGTGATCCTCGTCATGGTAAATACATGGCATGCTGTCTTCTGTATCGTGGAGATGTGGTGCCCAAAGACGTTAATTCTGCCATTGCTGCCATTAAGACCAAACGCTCCATCCAGTTTGTCGATTGGTGCCCCACTGGATTCAAAGTAGGCATCAACTACCAGCCCCCAACTGTGGTTCCTGGTGGAGACCTGGCCAAAGTACAGAGGGCCGTGTGCATGCTGAGCAACACCACAGCCATTGCTGAGGCCTGGGCTCGTCTAGATCACAAGTTTGACCTGATGTACGCCAAGAGAGCTTTTGTGCACTGGTATGTGGGTGAGGGAATGGAGGAAGGAGAGTTCTCAGAGGCCAGAGAAGATATGGCAGCTCTGGAAAAGGATTATGAAGAAGTGGGCACAGACAGCATAGGAGAAGAGGATGAAGAGGGAGAAGAATATTAA
- the LOC127655224 gene encoding dnaJ homolog subfamily B member 6-like isoform X2, translating into MVDYYDVLGVSRNASPDDVKKAYRKLALRWHPDKNPDNKEEAERKFKEIAEAYEVLSDKSKREAYDRYGRSDMPTSGSGSSSFPDDFPGFTFTFRSPDEVFREFFGGQDPFADFFDDFPFGGMHSGFHSSSRLGPSRFFSFPTANVDFTSFSSSMGGMGSMGGANFKSVSTSTRVVNGKRITTKKVRENGQERTEVEEDGVLKSILINGVEDEMALALELSRREQSGQPSRRPQQPLLRPSSNSSPNPALRSYSAAPFYNCPNASQDEDDEDLQMALAYSLSEMEAQQRADDMISESDFQAFTG; encoded by the exons ATGGTGGATTATTATGATGTTCTGGGAGTGTCACGAAATGCTTCTCCGGACGACGTCAAGAAAGC TTACAGGAAATTGGCTCTACGGTGGCACCCTGACAAGAACCCAGACAACAAGGAGGAGGCAGAGAGAAAATTCAAGGAGATAGCAGAGGCCTATGAAGTTCTTTCAGACA AAAGCAAACGGGAAGCTTATGACAGATACGGTAGATCCGACATGCCAACCTCGG GCTCTGGTAGCTCTTCATTTCCTGATGACTTCCCAGGATTCACCTTCACATTCCGCAGCCCAGATGAGGTTTTTCGAGAGTTCTTTGGAGGGCAGGACCCATTCGCTGACTTTTTTG ATGATTTCCCATTTGGTGGGATGCATAGTGGGTTTCACAGCTCCTCCAGGCTTGGGCCCAGTCGCTTCTTCTCATTTCCCACAGCAAATG TTGACTTCACCTCCTTCTCTTCTTCAATGGGAGGGATGGGCAGCATGGGAGGGGCAAACTTCAAGTCTGTTTCTACTTCTACCCGCGTTGTCAATGGAAAACGTATCACCACAAAAAA GGTCAGAGAAAATGGACAGGAGAGAACTGAGGTTGAGGAGGACGGGGTTTTGAAATCCATTCTCATTAATG gtGTGGAGGATGAGATGGCTTTAGCTTTAGAACTAAGTCGTAGAGAGCAGTCAGGTCAGCCTTCCAGACGGCCCCAACAACCACTGCTTCGCCCTTCCAGCAACAGCTCTCCAAACCCTGCCCTGCGCTCCTACAGTGCTGCCCCTTTCTATAACTGCCCCAATGCCAGCCAAGATGAGGACGACGAAGACCTACAGATGGCGCTGGCCTACAGCTTGTCGGAGATGGAGGCCCAGCAGCGGGCAGACGACATGATCTCAG AGTCCGACTTCCAGGCCTTCACAGGCTGA
- the LOC127655224 gene encoding dnaJ homolog subfamily B member 6-like isoform X1 codes for MVDYYDVLGVSRNASPDDVKKAYRKLALRWHPDKNPDNKEEAERKFKEIAEAYEVLSDKSKREAYDRYGRSDMPTSGSGSSSFPDDFPGFTFTFRSPDEVFREFFGGQDPFADFFDDFPFGGMHSGFHSSSRLGPSRFFSFPTANVDFTSFSSSMGGMGSMGGANFKSVSTSTRVVNGKRITTKKVRENGQERTEVEEDGVLKSILINGVEDEMALALELSRREQSGQPSRRPQQPLLRPSSNSSPNPALRSYSAAPFYNCPNASQDEDDEDLQMALAYSLSEMEAQQRADDMISGAEGGRVKRPGGGGGSECGNGRGATKKNKSERAGTDDSALSSPSSPEDRVAEKGLDKGSEYFYQEGVVVKENEKTVANGTNMIKKRRKCQCVVC; via the exons ATGGTGGATTATTATGATGTTCTGGGAGTGTCACGAAATGCTTCTCCGGACGACGTCAAGAAAGC TTACAGGAAATTGGCTCTACGGTGGCACCCTGACAAGAACCCAGACAACAAGGAGGAGGCAGAGAGAAAATTCAAGGAGATAGCAGAGGCCTATGAAGTTCTTTCAGACA AAAGCAAACGGGAAGCTTATGACAGATACGGTAGATCCGACATGCCAACCTCGG GCTCTGGTAGCTCTTCATTTCCTGATGACTTCCCAGGATTCACCTTCACATTCCGCAGCCCAGATGAGGTTTTTCGAGAGTTCTTTGGAGGGCAGGACCCATTCGCTGACTTTTTTG ATGATTTCCCATTTGGTGGGATGCATAGTGGGTTTCACAGCTCCTCCAGGCTTGGGCCCAGTCGCTTCTTCTCATTTCCCACAGCAAATG TTGACTTCACCTCCTTCTCTTCTTCAATGGGAGGGATGGGCAGCATGGGAGGGGCAAACTTCAAGTCTGTTTCTACTTCTACCCGCGTTGTCAATGGAAAACGTATCACCACAAAAAA GGTCAGAGAAAATGGACAGGAGAGAACTGAGGTTGAGGAGGACGGGGTTTTGAAATCCATTCTCATTAATG gtGTGGAGGATGAGATGGCTTTAGCTTTAGAACTAAGTCGTAGAGAGCAGTCAGGTCAGCCTTCCAGACGGCCCCAACAACCACTGCTTCGCCCTTCCAGCAACAGCTCTCCAAACCCTGCCCTGCGCTCCTACAGTGCTGCCCCTTTCTATAACTGCCCCAATGCCAGCCAAGATGAGGACGACGAAGACCTACAGATGGCGCTGGCCTACAGCTTGTCGGAGATGGAGGCCCAGCAGCGGGCAGACGACATGATCTCAGGTGCTGAGGGAGGGAGGGTGAAGCGACCAGGGGGTGGTGGTGGCAGTGAATGTGGGAATGGGAGGGGTGCCACTAAGAAAAACAAATCTGAGAGGGCTGGGACAGATGATTCAGCACTCAGCTCCCCCTCTTCTCCAGAGGATAGAGTAGCAGAAAAGGGGCTGGATAAGGGATCCGAATATTTTTATCAAGAGGGTGTTGTTGTAAAGGAGAATGAAAAAACAGTGGCTAATGGGACTAATATGATAAAAAAGAGGAGGAAGTGTCAGTGTGTGGTCTGTTAG